A window of Zingiber officinale cultivar Zhangliang chromosome 5A, Zo_v1.1, whole genome shotgun sequence contains these coding sequences:
- the LOC121982988 gene encoding NAC domain-containing protein 37-like, with protein sequence MEGESSVVPPGFRFHPTEEELVGYYLARKVASQEIDLDIIQDVDLYRIEPWDLQDKCKHGVHEEQKEWYFFSFKDRKYPSGTRTNRATSAGFWKATGRDKPVLSKFRVIGMRKTLVFYKGRAPNGKKTDWIIHEYRLQSNENDPTQEEGWVVCRAFKKPNPNQRPNLDSFGHNYYPKSVLEHTQSGYETLEFIVSSSQRVAFCGKGFHHKDELPQSKKDNHDDEVLHHIQELSNELFDSNKESQDDQVLQIPWLIPKLSSDELLDSNKDNHDYVLRVARSSDEVSSSSSLWSREQFEGNIVGSTELDAKDNSHGQFVDWKLIDKLLS encoded by the exons ATGGAAGGAGAGAGCAGCGTCGTTCCACCGGGTTTCAGGTTTCACCCCACAGAAGAAGAGCTGGTGGGTTACTACCTTGCGAGAAAGGTAGCTTCTCAAGAGATTGATTTAGATATCATTCAAGATGTCGATCTTTATCGAATAGAACCTTGGGATCTTCAAG ATAAGTGCAAGCATGGAGTACATGAGGAGCAAAAAGAATGGTACTTCTTTAGCTTCAAGGATAGGAAGTATCCAAGTGGGACGAGGACGAATAGAGCTACTTCGGCTGGATTTTGGAAGGCAACCGGTCGAGACAAGCCGGTGTTATCGAAGTTTAGGGTAATAGGGATGCGCAAAACGCTTGTCTTCTACAAGGGAAGAGCACCAAATGGGAAGAAAACAGATTGGATCATCCATGAATATCGTCTTCAATCCAATGAAAATGACCCAACTCAG GAAGAAGGATGGGTTGTTTGTAGAGCATTCAAGAAACCAAACCCCAATCAAAGGCCTAATTTGGACAGTTTCGGGCACAATTACTATCCGAAATCTGTTCTTGAACACACTCAATCAGGATATGAAACTCTTGAATTCATTGTGTCTTCTTCACAAAGAGTAGCATTTTGTGGGAAAGGTTTCCATCACAAGGATGAATTGCCTCAATCTAAGAAAGATAATCATGACGATGAAGTCCTTCATCACATTCAAGAACTGTCCAATGAATTGTTTGATTCTAATAAAGAATCTCAAGATGATCAGGTTCTGCAGATTCCCTGGCTCATACCAAAGTTGTCATCAGATGAATTGCTTGATTCTAACAAAGATAACCATGATTACGTTCTTCGTGTTGCGCGATCATCAGATGAAGTAAGTTCCTCTTCAAGCTTATGGTCTAGAGAACAATTTGAAGGCAATATTGTGGGCAGTACTGAGCTTGATGCCAAGGATAATAGTCATGGTCAATTTGTTGATTGGAAACTGATTGATAAGTTACTTTCCTAG